In Actinobacillus indolicus, a single genomic region encodes these proteins:
- the nanQ gene encoding N-acetylneuraminate anomerase codes for MLLGDLSRNDYAKSLPPVFARLCAKLKALDLVNLPLGWQDLEEGVRMNVMEFETTSSEGKKAELHRKFIDIQLLISGEEAIEYSLAYPNLELYDDYRDEDDYQLTPTLEHKNVVILKPNMFAIFLPNEPHTPGNSVTENKLLKKLVVKVPVEMLGD; via the coding sequence ATGTTACTAGGCGATTTATCACGCAATGATTATGCAAAATCACTTCCCCCTGTTTTTGCGAGATTATGTGCAAAGCTAAAAGCTCTTGATTTAGTTAATCTACCTCTTGGTTGGCAAGATCTTGAAGAAGGTGTTCGAATGAATGTCATGGAGTTTGAAACCACCTCTTCTGAAGGAAAAAAAGCAGAGTTGCATCGTAAATTTATTGATATCCAATTATTAATTTCAGGTGAAGAAGCGATTGAGTATAGCCTAGCCTATCCAAATCTTGAACTTTATGATGACTATCGTGATGAAGACGACTATCAACTGACTCCAACCCTTGAACATAAAAATGTGGTGATTTTAAAACCAAATATGTTTGCAATTTTCTTACCAAATGAGCCTCATACACCAGGTAATTCAGTAACGGAGAATAAATTATTGAAAAAACTCGTCGTGAAAGTTCCTGTGGAGATGCTAGGAGACTAA
- a CDS encoding tape measure protein codes for MSLGKLNIILDLETASFEKGMSKSEQRTSQFSRTFQVDMDKSLNSAKQFAQRTTEYLENIENAAKNINKNSNFQFFTTLGVYAQAASGNIIKYADSYTELGNRIRLVTKSNEESAKANAAVFDISLKTNQAISSTSHIYQRFYDYMKEKGMIQV; via the coding sequence ATGTCACTTGGAAAATTAAATATTATCCTTGATTTAGAAACAGCTAGTTTTGAAAAAGGAATGTCTAAATCAGAGCAGAGAACCAGCCAATTTTCACGTACTTTCCAAGTGGATATGGATAAATCGTTAAATTCAGCCAAGCAGTTCGCACAACGTACAACAGAATATTTAGAGAATATTGAAAATGCAGCTAAAAATATCAATAAAAACTCTAACTTTCAGTTTTTTACTACGCTTGGTGTATATGCTCAAGCGGCAAGTGGAAATATTATTAAATATGCAGATAGTTATACTGAACTTGGTAATAGAATTCGTTTGGTAACTAAGAGTAATGAAGAATCTGCTAAAGCTAATGCTGCAGTCTTTGATATATCACTTAAAACAAATCAAGCTATATCATCAACATCACACATTTATCAACGATTTTACGATTACATGAAAGAGAAGGGGATGATTCAGGTTTAA
- a CDS encoding IS1595 family transposase codes for MKITRCKLSKKVQIKLLEFFVAQVTARTASDLLGIQHNSAALFYRKIRLVIEYNLNLEAHTLFDGEVELDESYFGGIRKGKRGRGAGGKTAVFGLLKRNGKVYTVVVKDTKQSTLMPIISSKIKPDSIVYTDGYRSYNALDVSEFKHFRINHSKEFVKDHNHINGIENFWSQAKRVLRKYNGIDKKNFHLFIKECEFRFNYSTPSNQLKILRKWCGI; via the coding sequence ATGAAGATAACTCGTTGTAAATTAAGTAAAAAAGTTCAAATAAAACTGCTTGAATTTTTTGTTGCACAAGTTACTGCTAGAACAGCAAGTGATTTGCTTGGCATTCAGCACAATTCAGCAGCTTTATTTTACCGCAAAATCAGACTTGTGATAGAATATAATCTCAACCTTGAAGCTCACACTTTGTTTGATGGCGAAGTAGAGCTTGATGAAAGCTACTTCGGTGGCATTCGCAAAGGCAAGCGAGGTCGTGGAGCTGGTGGCAAAACAGCTGTATTTGGTCTTTTGAAGCGTAATGGCAAGGTTTATACTGTTGTTGTAAAAGATACCAAGCAAAGTACCTTAATGCCTATCATCTCAAGCAAAATCAAGCCAGATAGCATCGTTTACACAGATGGTTACAGAAGCTATAATGCTCTTGATGTGAGTGAGTTTAAACACTTTCGCATCAATCATTCCAAAGAGTTTGTCAAAGATCACAACCACATCAATGGCATTGAAAATTTCTGGTCTCAAGCCAAACGAGTACTTAGAAAATACAATGGCATTGACAAGAAAAACTTCCATCTTTTTATCAAAGAATGTGAGTTTAGATTTAACTACAGCACACCATCTAATCAGCTTAAAATATTGAGAAAATGGTGTGGGATTTAG
- a CDS encoding DUF4035 domain-containing protein, which yields MPERHLAEYELFYQEQPFGLWREDYRTAQISHLLAMINRDPKGESPKLSDFMPFYQ from the coding sequence ATGCCCGAAAGACACTTGGCGGAGTATGAATTATTTTACCAAGAGCAACCTTTCGGGCTTTGGCGGGAAGACTACCGCACAGCCCAAATATCGCATTTACTAGCGATGATCAACCGAGATCCCAAAGGCGAGAGCCCGAAATTATCGGATTTTATGCCTTTTTATCAATAG
- the ppx gene encoding exopolyphosphatase, giving the protein MFSDNPQPREFAAIDLGSNSFHMIVVRIVNGSIQILSRIKRRVRLAEGLDEHRQLNQQAIDRGVACLALFAKRLEGFDPENVKVVGTYTLRRALNNQDFLAQAKQVFPFPIEIITGQEEARLIYSGVSHTQPEKGRKLVVDIGGGSTEMTIGDDFTPIRAESRHMGCVSFAKRFFPEGKLNAERFDQAYQTAMEKIDDLAWEYRDLGWQHVLGSSGTIKTVSKVLRANGYRDGLITESRLQMLIERCLAFESLNQIQLKGLLEERADVLVPGLAILLALFHTFHIQAMRYSDGALREGILYGSELRFQVGDIRQRTAEALVEQFNIDQSQAERVKETALRLFDQVTSWKNKKQIAELRAILQWASLLHEVGISINHNGVHRHSAYIIANRDLPGFDSEQQQLLATLIRFHLKGFKRYDIKSFNRFQYRDILTLLRLLRLAVLLNRSRQATSIPKQLELSIDNQTWILLFEQDFLVKNPLIQVDLEEEQKLLATLNLGL; this is encoded by the coding sequence ATGTTTTCGGATAACCCTCAACCTCGAGAATTTGCCGCAATCGATCTCGGCTCAAATAGCTTCCATATGATTGTTGTTCGCATCGTCAATGGTTCTATTCAAATTTTATCTCGAATTAAACGTCGTGTGCGTTTAGCAGAGGGGTTAGATGAACATCGTCAATTAAACCAACAAGCGATAGATCGGGGTGTGGCTTGTTTAGCACTATTTGCAAAACGTTTAGAAGGTTTTGATCCTGAAAATGTGAAAGTCGTTGGAACTTACACCTTACGTCGAGCGCTCAATAATCAAGATTTTTTAGCGCAAGCAAAACAGGTTTTTCCTTTCCCGATTGAAATTATTACAGGGCAAGAAGAAGCTCGCCTTATCTATTCAGGTGTTAGTCATACACAACCAGAGAAAGGGCGTAAATTGGTTGTCGATATAGGTGGTGGTTCAACAGAAATGACGATTGGTGATGATTTCACACCCATTCGGGCAGAAAGTCGCCACATGGGATGCGTAAGTTTTGCGAAGCGTTTTTTCCCTGAAGGTAAATTAAATGCAGAACGGTTTGACCAAGCGTATCAAACCGCCATGGAAAAAATTGATGATCTAGCATGGGAGTATCGTGACTTAGGTTGGCAACATGTTTTAGGCTCATCAGGCACGATTAAAACCGTCAGCAAAGTCCTAAGAGCCAATGGTTATCGAGATGGGTTAATTACAGAAAGCCGATTGCAAATGTTAATTGAACGCTGTTTAGCCTTTGAATCCTTAAATCAAATTCAATTAAAAGGGCTTCTTGAAGAACGTGCTGATGTGCTCGTGCCTGGTTTGGCAATTTTGTTGGCGTTATTTCATACCTTCCATATTCAAGCGATGCGATATTCAGACGGTGCTTTGCGTGAAGGTATCTTATATGGTTCTGAATTACGCTTTCAAGTTGGAGATATTCGCCAACGTACTGCAGAAGCCTTAGTAGAGCAGTTTAATATCGATCAATCACAAGCAGAACGGGTTAAAGAAACGGCTTTGCGTCTATTTGATCAAGTGACATCTTGGAAAAATAAAAAACAAATTGCCGAATTACGTGCCATTTTACAATGGGCAAGTCTGTTGCATGAAGTGGGGATTAGCATTAATCATAATGGTGTACACCGTCATTCTGCTTATATTATTGCTAACCGAGATCTACCGGGCTTTGATAGTGAACAACAACAGTTATTAGCAACATTAATCCGGTTTCATCTAAAGGGTTTTAAACGTTACGATATTAAAAGTTTTAACCGTTTCCAATATAGAGATATTCTAACTTTATTAAGGTTATTACGTTTAGCTGTATTACTAAATCGCTCTCGCCAAGCGACTTCAATTCCTAAACAACTTGAGTTATCTATAGATAATCAAACTTGGATACTGTTGTTTGAACAAGATTTTTTAGTGAAAAACCCACTGATTCAAGTAGATTTAGAAGAAGAGCAAAAACTGTTAGCAACATTAAATTTGGGGCTGTAG
- a CDS encoding type II toxin-antitoxin system RelE family toxin yields the protein MSLTWNIILAETAKKQLAKLAKKNPQQAQQIIRYLKTLATLENPRDRGKGLVGDLSGMWRYRVGDYRIICHTDNGELLIIALEIGHRREIYH from the coding sequence ATGAGCTTAACTTGGAACATCATCTTAGCGGAAACCGCTAAAAAGCAATTAGCCAAACTCGCCAAGAAAAATCCTCAACAGGCTCAACAAATTATCCGCTATCTTAAAACCTTAGCTACGCTAGAAAATCCACGAGATCGAGGCAAAGGTTTAGTTGGCGATTTATCTGGAATGTGGCGTTATCGTGTAGGTGATTACCGCATTATTTGCCATACTGATAATGGCGAATTGCTGATAATCGCCTTAGAAATCGGGCATCGAAGAGAGATTTATCATTAA
- the relB gene encoding type II toxin-antitoxin system RelB family antitoxin: MALTVRLPDELQQRLDHLSVQTGRAKSFYVKEALEAYLEDLEDLLLANAVLERVRSGKEKTYSLEEVENELNLEHHLSGNR; the protein is encoded by the coding sequence ATGGCATTAACCGTAAGATTACCAGACGAATTACAACAACGCTTAGATCATCTATCCGTCCAAACAGGACGAGCAAAATCTTTTTATGTCAAAGAGGCATTAGAAGCCTATTTGGAGGATTTAGAAGATTTACTCTTAGCTAATGCGGTTCTTGAGCGTGTCCGTTCAGGTAAAGAAAAAACCTATTCATTAGAGGAAGTCGAGAATGAGCTTAACTTGGAACATCATCTTAGCGGAAACCGCTAA